The Altererythrobacter sp. Root672 genome includes a window with the following:
- the hmgA gene encoding homogentisate 1,2-dioxygenase, translating to MTGFGGHFSTEAVPGALPVGRNSPQKVPYGLFAEQLSGTAFTAPRAENRRSWLYRLRPAASHSPFIALASTRLLRTAPFDAAPATPNRLRWDPLALAGPDCDFLDGLVTYAGNGNIAEGTGMAVHLYACDRSMARAFMNADGELLIVPQQGALTLITELGILEVPPLHIALVPRGVRFRVEVNGPSRGYVCENYGASFRLPELGPIGSNGLANPRDFETPIAWFEDRDEPTELVQKFQGGLWTTTLDHSPFDVVAWHGNFAPCRYDLTRFNTINTVSFDHPDPSIFTVLTAPTDTPGTANVDFVIFPPRWMVAEDSFRPPWFHRNVMSEFMGLIHGQYDAKEGGFAPGGASLHNQMNGHGPDRASYEKAIGAPLAPHRIEDTMAFMFESRAVIRPTKWAMETPAMQLDYDECWAGFSKATLPS from the coding sequence ATGACCGGATTTGGCGGTCACTTCTCGACCGAAGCCGTGCCTGGCGCCCTACCGGTGGGACGCAACTCTCCCCAGAAAGTGCCTTACGGACTCTTTGCCGAACAGCTGTCCGGAACGGCCTTCACGGCGCCCCGGGCAGAAAACCGGCGCAGCTGGCTTTATCGCCTGCGGCCGGCGGCGAGCCATTCGCCCTTCATCGCCCTGGCTTCGACCCGGCTGCTGCGGACCGCTCCCTTTGATGCGGCGCCGGCGACGCCCAACCGGCTGCGCTGGGACCCGCTCGCTCTCGCCGGACCCGACTGCGATTTCCTCGACGGGCTCGTCACCTACGCCGGGAATGGCAACATTGCCGAAGGCACTGGCATGGCCGTTCACCTCTACGCCTGCGACCGCTCGATGGCCCGCGCCTTCATGAACGCGGATGGCGAGCTGCTGATCGTGCCGCAGCAGGGCGCGCTCACCCTCATTACCGAACTCGGCATTCTCGAAGTGCCGCCGCTGCACATTGCGCTCGTGCCACGCGGCGTGCGCTTCCGGGTCGAGGTGAACGGGCCATCGAGGGGCTACGTGTGCGAGAATTATGGCGCCTCGTTCCGTCTGCCCGAGCTCGGACCGATCGGTTCGAACGGGCTCGCCAATCCACGCGATTTCGAGACACCCATCGCCTGGTTCGAGGACCGGGACGAACCGACCGAGCTGGTGCAGAAGTTCCAGGGCGGGCTGTGGACTACGACACTCGATCACTCGCCGTTCGATGTCGTCGCCTGGCATGGGAATTTCGCACCCTGCCGCTACGATCTCACCCGCTTCAACACCATCAACACGGTCAGCTTCGACCATCCTGATCCCTCGATCTTCACGGTCCTCACTGCGCCGACCGACACGCCCGGCACAGCCAATGTGGACTTCGTGATCTTCCCGCCGCGCTGGATGGTGGCGGAAGACAGCTTCCGCCCGCCCTGGTTTCACCGCAACGTCATGAGCGAGTTCATGGGCCTCATTCACGGCCAGTACGACGCCAAGGAAGGCGGCTTTGCGCCAGGAGGCGCCTCGCTTCACAACCAGATGAACGGGCATGGTCCGGACCGCGCAAGCTACGAGAAGGCGATCGGCGCGCCGCTTGCCCCCCACCGTATCGAGGACACAATGGCCTTCATGTTTGAAAGTCGGGCGGTCATTCGTCCGACCAAGTGGGCGATGGAGACGCCGGCCATGCAGCTCGATTACGACGAGTGCTGGGCGGGATTCAGCAAGGCGACGCTTCCATCATGA
- the fahA gene encoding fumarylacetoacetase, producing the protein MIFPIDETHNPALTSWVETAQGHPDFPIQNLPYAIFAPHVSDPRPGVAIGDQVLDLRGVAGLGLIDPELVPAVQEATLNALLALPVEVRRRLRTALSAMLSSVQHERALRPLLHPAAACQLGLPAAIGDYTDFYVGIHHATNVGRLFRPDAPLLPNYKHVPIGYHGRASSVRPSGVPLVRPNGQRKAPDAEIPDFGPSRRLDHEVELGIWVAEGNRPGAPVPIAAAPRHIGGFCLLNDWSARDLQAWEYQPLGPFLAKSFHTTVSPWIVTPEALAPFWRAQPPRPEGDPDPLPYLWDDEDQRQGALGLELRASLSSAGMRNAELAPQLLSRAAASNMYWTTAQILTHHTSNGCNLRPGDLLGTGTISGPTREGYGSLLEISRGGAEPIDLPTGETRTFLEDGDEVVLSARASREGFVGVGFGECRAVVLPAPAP; encoded by the coding sequence ATGATTTTCCCGATCGACGAGACGCACAATCCCGCCCTGACAAGCTGGGTCGAGACGGCACAGGGCCATCCGGATTTTCCGATCCAGAACCTGCCCTATGCCATCTTCGCTCCGCATGTTTCTGATCCACGCCCCGGCGTCGCCATCGGCGATCAGGTTCTCGATCTGCGTGGCGTGGCCGGCCTGGGTCTGATCGATCCCGAGCTGGTCCCGGCCGTGCAGGAGGCTACCCTCAACGCCCTGCTTGCGTTGCCGGTCGAGGTTCGCCGGCGCCTGCGCACGGCCCTTTCGGCGATGCTCTCGAGCGTCCAGCACGAGCGGGCGCTCCGCCCGCTGCTTCATCCCGCAGCCGCGTGCCAGCTCGGTCTGCCAGCCGCGATCGGCGACTACACCGACTTCTACGTGGGCATTCATCACGCCACCAATGTCGGCCGCCTGTTCCGTCCTGACGCTCCGCTGCTGCCGAACTACAAGCATGTGCCGATCGGCTATCACGGGCGTGCCTCGTCGGTGCGCCCCTCGGGCGTACCGCTGGTTCGTCCCAACGGCCAGCGCAAGGCTCCCGACGCCGAGATCCCGGACTTCGGGCCATCGCGGCGTCTCGACCACGAAGTCGAGCTTGGCATCTGGGTCGCCGAGGGCAACCGGCCGGGAGCGCCGGTGCCAATAGCGGCGGCGCCGCGCCATATCGGCGGCTTCTGCCTGCTTAACGACTGGTCTGCCCGCGATCTGCAGGCCTGGGAATATCAGCCGCTCGGCCCTTTCCTCGCCAAGAGCTTCCACACGACGGTGTCTCCATGGATCGTTACACCCGAAGCGCTGGCACCTTTCTGGCGGGCTCAGCCGCCGAGGCCGGAGGGCGATCCCGATCCGCTTCCCTACCTGTGGGACGACGAGGACCAGCGCCAGGGAGCGCTCGGGCTGGAACTGCGAGCCTCGCTCTCGTCGGCCGGCATGCGGAACGCGGAACTGGCCCCCCAGTTGCTGAGCCGCGCCGCGGCCTCCAACATGTACTGGACCACCGCCCAGATCCTCACTCACCATACGTCGAACGGCTGCAACCTGCGGCCTGGCGACCTGCTTGGCACCGGGACGATTTCGGGACCCACGCGCGAGGGGTATGGCAGCCTGCTCGAGATCTCGCGGGGCGGAGCCGAGCCGATAGACCTGCCGACCGGCGAGACGCGTACCTTTCTGGAAGACGGCGACGAGGTGGTCCTTTCCGCGCGCGCCAGCCGCGAGGGGTTTGTCGGGGTCGGCTTTGGCGAGTGCCGCGCCGTCGTGCTGCCGGCACCGGCGCCATGA
- the maiA gene encoding maleylacetoacetate isomerase, which translates to MPRRRAAGTGAMITLHGYWRSTASWRVRIALGLKDLPYRQVTHDLRTGEQRLGAFADLSPQGLVPAIEANGTILTQSLAIIEWLEEQWPEPRLLPNDPAGRAIVRAMSQIIACDIHPLNNLRVLTELRAQLGFDEAKVKDWIARWTRAGLAALEVLVARHGGLFAYGEAPGMADCCLVPQLFAAERFEVDVSDFPHLLAVADRARQLDAFSRAIPAVQPDAD; encoded by the coding sequence GTGCCGCGCCGTCGTGCTGCCGGCACCGGCGCCATGATCACGCTCCACGGCTACTGGCGCTCGACCGCCTCGTGGCGAGTTCGCATCGCACTCGGGCTCAAGGATCTTCCCTACCGACAGGTCACGCATGACCTGCGGACGGGAGAGCAGCGGCTCGGGGCCTTTGCAGACCTGTCACCGCAGGGTCTGGTGCCAGCGATCGAGGCGAACGGGACAATTCTCACGCAAAGCCTTGCGATTATCGAGTGGCTCGAAGAGCAGTGGCCCGAACCGCGTCTCCTGCCCAATGATCCCGCAGGCCGCGCGATCGTCCGGGCAATGTCCCAGATCATTGCGTGCGACATTCATCCGCTCAACAACCTGCGTGTGCTGACCGAGCTGCGCGCGCAGCTCGGTTTCGACGAAGCGAAGGTGAAGGACTGGATTGCGCGGTGGACGCGCGCGGGCCTGGCCGCGCTGGAGGTGCTGGTCGCCAGGCACGGTGGGCTGTTCGCCTACGGCGAAGCTCCTGGCATGGCCGACTGTTGCCTAGTTCCGCAGCTGTTCGCGGCCGAACGGTTTGAAGTGGATGTGTCCGATTTTCCGCATTTGCTCGCCGTGGCCGACCGGGCCCGGCAGCTTGATGCGTTCAGCCGGGCGATCCCCGCCGTCCAGCCGGACGCTGACTAG
- a CDS encoding helix-turn-helix transcriptional regulator gives MAWTPIPAHARVEASHIARLVDHIDDDRFDEILLGILQEKGPAAEVNGFHYAARDSDPLPLGWYGRPHGTANRVDRYARGYHRLDPTLHSLPILEGQETTLVDVLRADRIGDATYRQTCFENPAFSQKISVAHAAAGEEWTILNVYLGDQGVGQDTIRQLAAFGSIAAPFLRRRGHGTRSRYERVDERLARRLRSRFPVLTERETRVCALTMIGKTSGEIALALGIRAGTVITYRRRAYERLGISSAASLVAEFL, from the coding sequence ATGGCCTGGACACCGATTCCTGCGCACGCCCGGGTGGAAGCCTCGCATATTGCGCGCCTCGTCGATCATATCGACGACGACCGGTTCGACGAGATCCTCCTCGGCATCCTGCAGGAGAAGGGGCCGGCCGCCGAGGTGAACGGGTTCCATTACGCCGCGAGGGATTCCGATCCCCTACCTCTCGGCTGGTACGGTCGGCCGCATGGTACGGCCAACCGGGTGGATCGCTATGCCCGCGGATATCACCGCCTCGATCCGACCCTGCATTCGCTGCCGATCCTTGAAGGCCAGGAAACGACGCTTGTCGATGTGCTGAGGGCAGACCGGATCGGTGATGCGACCTACCGGCAGACCTGCTTCGAGAACCCGGCATTCAGCCAAAAGATCTCTGTCGCACACGCGGCTGCGGGCGAGGAGTGGACGATCCTCAACGTCTATCTCGGCGATCAGGGCGTCGGGCAGGACACAATCCGGCAGCTGGCGGCTTTCGGCTCGATCGCAGCGCCGTTCCTGCGTCGCCGCGGACACGGTACCAGGTCGCGGTACGAACGCGTAGACGAGCGACTGGCGAGGCGGCTCCGGAGCCGTTTCCCCGTCCTGACCGAGCGCGAGACCCGGGTTTGCGCGCTGACCATGATCGGGAAGACCTCGGGTGAGATCGCGCTCGCGCTCGGAATCCGGGCCGGAACGGTGATCACCTACCGGCGGCGCGCCTATGAGCGTCTCGGCATCAGCAGCGCCGCTTCGCTCGTTGCCGAATTCCTCTAG
- a CDS encoding single-stranded DNA-binding protein, producing the protein MITVAAIGRLMQAPERRETAKGSPMATVQLAVKPKPEGDAVPIDVIAFGTTAKALVEHEQGDLVQLFGRLQWNQYTDRYGTSRASWGIVADQLTSARTASSRSAEPRRRNQQWAR; encoded by the coding sequence GTGATTACCGTCGCCGCGATCGGCCGCCTGATGCAGGCCCCCGAGCGGCGTGAGACCGCCAAGGGCTCGCCGATGGCAACGGTGCAGCTCGCGGTGAAGCCCAAGCCAGAGGGCGATGCGGTGCCGATCGACGTGATCGCGTTCGGCACCACCGCCAAGGCGCTGGTCGAGCACGAGCAGGGCGATCTGGTGCAGCTATTCGGCCGGCTCCAGTGGAACCAATACACCGACCGCTACGGTACCAGCCGGGCGAGCTGGGGCATTGTCGCCGACCAGCTCACGTCGGCGCGCACCGCCAGCTCTCGATCAGCCGAGCCACGCCGAAGAAATCAGCAATGGGCGCGATGA
- a CDS encoding DnaB-like helicase C-terminal domain-containing protein codes for MLNEKHQQWLAARGLDPELAMQFGLTSHLIKGGQWLSVPYRLGGKVVNHKHRNTERKDHQMDPGARLVLWNAEALTRPEVLSGQESVVITEGEWDALAAIQAGYPATVSVPNGAPAEASDDPDAAKRYDWARTHRAALYDVQEFILACDADGPGYLLLQDLVRLLGAERCRLVRYPAGCKDLGDVLAVEGVAGVTRCLDCANPYPVQGLYRLSDFPERGEVVSYSTGVAGLDDLMRIVPGTLTVLTGYANAGKSTLMTPIIAHALRHHFPVCVASFETMPKPVLRDHLRAAVLGCGIHELGGKFLDEVDALLEERLVIVAQMVDEEEEFTLEHFLGLCEMAVLQYGVRMVVLDPWNELEHRRRPDETETEYIGRANRAIKQFARRYDVSFWVVAHPTKPPPDRQSGPPGLYAISGSANWANKADYGLTYHRANPEENAAEVIVSKVRMGMPGRRGRLKLTFDHRISAFRVLGRLEAVR; via the coding sequence ATGTTGAACGAGAAGCATCAGCAATGGCTCGCCGCTCGTGGGCTGGATCCAGAACTGGCGATGCAATTCGGGCTGACCTCCCATCTGATCAAGGGCGGGCAGTGGCTGAGCGTGCCGTACCGGCTGGGCGGCAAGGTGGTGAATCACAAGCACCGCAATACCGAGCGCAAGGACCATCAGATGGACCCCGGCGCGCGGCTTGTGTTGTGGAACGCCGAAGCGCTGACGCGCCCGGAGGTCTTGTCCGGGCAAGAGTCGGTGGTGATCACGGAGGGCGAGTGGGACGCGCTGGCCGCGATTCAGGCGGGCTACCCGGCGACCGTGTCGGTCCCCAATGGCGCCCCGGCCGAGGCGAGCGATGACCCCGACGCCGCCAAACGCTACGATTGGGCTCGGACCCACCGGGCCGCGCTCTACGATGTGCAGGAGTTCATCCTCGCCTGCGACGCCGATGGGCCCGGCTACCTGCTGTTGCAGGACCTCGTGCGCCTGCTCGGGGCCGAGCGGTGCCGGCTGGTGCGCTATCCGGCCGGGTGCAAGGATCTCGGGGACGTGCTTGCCGTCGAAGGCGTGGCCGGTGTCACTCGTTGCCTCGATTGCGCCAACCCCTATCCGGTGCAGGGGCTCTATCGGCTGTCCGACTTTCCCGAGCGGGGCGAGGTGGTGTCGTACTCGACCGGGGTGGCCGGGCTCGACGATCTCATGCGGATCGTCCCCGGGACGCTCACTGTGCTGACCGGCTACGCCAACGCCGGCAAGTCGACGCTGATGACGCCGATCATCGCCCACGCGCTGCGACATCACTTCCCGGTCTGCGTCGCCTCGTTCGAGACCATGCCGAAGCCGGTCCTGCGCGATCACCTGCGTGCCGCGGTGCTTGGCTGCGGGATCCACGAGTTGGGCGGCAAATTCCTGGACGAGGTTGACGCGCTGCTCGAGGAGCGGCTGGTGATCGTCGCGCAGATGGTCGACGAGGAGGAGGAATTCACGCTCGAGCACTTCCTCGGCCTGTGCGAGATGGCGGTGCTGCAGTACGGCGTGCGCATGGTCGTTCTCGACCCGTGGAACGAGCTGGAACACCGCCGCCGCCCCGACGAGACCGAGACCGAATACATCGGCCGCGCCAACCGGGCGATCAAGCAATTCGCTCGGCGCTACGATGTCAGCTTCTGGGTGGTGGCGCACCCGACCAAGCCGCCGCCCGATCGGCAGAGCGGCCCGCCCGGGCTCTACGCGATCTCGGGCTCGGCGAATTGGGCGAACAAGGCCGACTACGGCCTGACCTACCATCGCGCGAATCCGGAAGAGAACGCGGCCGAGGTCATCGTGAGCAAGGTCCGCATGGGCATGCCGGGACGCCGCGGGCGCCTGAAATTGACCTTCGATCACCGCATCAGCGCCTTCCGGGTGCTGGGTCGCCTCGAGGCCGTCCGGTGA
- a CDS encoding helix-turn-helix transcriptional regulator codes for MAMQTSERPRRLLRLRGVLDRTGKSRSSVYADKSFPKPINIGDRAKAWIEDEVDDWMERRIAERDAAA; via the coding sequence ATGGCAATGCAAACCTCCGAGCGCCCCCGCCGCCTGCTACGCCTACGTGGCGTGCTTGATCGAACCGGCAAATCGCGATCCTCGGTCTATGCTGACAAGTCGTTTCCGAAGCCGATTAACATCGGTGATCGGGCGAAGGCTTGGATCGAGGACGAGGTCGACGATTGGATGGAGCGCCGCATCGCCGAACGTGATGCCGCCGCTTAA
- a CDS encoding tyrosine-type recombinase/integrase: MCLGNGQGGRMAGLTDSKIAGLKAPAKGQAEYADGDVPGLRVRVGASGTKTFILRKRVAGKPVNITLGRYQPPRFGLKAARAKARTLISDIENGANPVARVIEERKASASAGTVRALWEDYKRTEVETKRSKVEIVRVFDTYVLPKLGDRMADAVTRGDVTRFIDEIAQGGARPTPIMARNVFAQLSAFYGWAMPRLDRLPSNPCRDARKPPKADARDRTLDDVELRALWQSADLEPHPWRSAIKLAILTGARRDEVFNADRAEFDREGKLWTIAAARTKNGAAHLIPLSEQVLAVLATVPEFANAPKLFPSRSDPEKGPSGFSKVMKRITANVEALVGRPVAPWVLHDVRRTVATGMQRLGVRLEVTEACLNHISGARSGIVGLYQRYDYLAEKGEALAAWGTDVDRIVSGTQRTMGQIVPLKRGK; the protein is encoded by the coding sequence ATGTGCTTAGGTAACGGACAAGGTGGTCGAATGGCGGGCCTTACGGACTCGAAGATTGCGGGCTTGAAAGCCCCCGCAAAAGGACAGGCTGAATACGCCGACGGCGACGTGCCTGGCCTTCGTGTGAGGGTTGGAGCGAGCGGCACCAAGACCTTCATCCTGCGCAAGCGGGTGGCCGGCAAGCCGGTCAACATCACACTCGGCCGTTACCAGCCGCCGCGTTTCGGTCTCAAAGCAGCTCGAGCCAAGGCTCGGACACTTATCTCGGACATAGAGAACGGGGCCAACCCCGTCGCCCGTGTTATCGAGGAACGGAAAGCTTCCGCGAGCGCGGGGACAGTGCGTGCCCTGTGGGAGGACTACAAGCGCACGGAAGTCGAAACGAAGCGATCGAAGGTGGAGATCGTCCGGGTGTTCGACACCTATGTTCTGCCAAAGCTCGGGGATCGCATGGCGGACGCCGTGACGCGTGGCGACGTCACCCGCTTCATTGACGAGATCGCTCAGGGTGGGGCGCGGCCAACTCCGATCATGGCCCGTAACGTCTTCGCACAACTGTCGGCCTTCTATGGCTGGGCCATGCCGCGGCTAGACCGCCTTCCTTCCAATCCTTGCCGTGACGCCCGGAAGCCTCCGAAGGCTGACGCACGCGATCGAACCTTGGACGATGTGGAACTGCGCGCTCTGTGGCAGTCCGCGGACCTTGAACCTCATCCGTGGCGAAGCGCGATCAAGCTGGCGATCCTTACTGGTGCCCGGCGAGACGAGGTGTTCAATGCCGATCGCGCTGAGTTTGATCGCGAGGGGAAATTGTGGACCATCGCCGCTGCTCGCACGAAGAACGGCGCCGCACACCTCATTCCCCTAAGTGAGCAGGTGCTCGCGGTGCTTGCCACCGTTCCCGAGTTTGCCAACGCCCCGAAGTTGTTCCCATCCCGATCGGATCCCGAAAAAGGACCGAGCGGCTTTTCCAAGGTCATGAAGCGCATCACCGCCAACGTCGAGGCGTTGGTGGGTCGGCCTGTCGCTCCTTGGGTGCTCCATGATGTGCGGCGAACGGTAGCGACCGGAATGCAGCGGCTGGGCGTGAGGCTAGAGGTGACCGAGGCTTGCCTTAACCACATCAGTGGCGCTCGTTCGGGCATCGTCGGTCTCTACCAGCGCTACGACTACCTCGCCGAGAAAGGTGAAGCGCTGGCGGCATGGGGCACAGATGTCGATCGAATTGTCTCTGGCACGCAAAGAACAATGGGACAAATTGTCCCCCTCAAGCGCGGCAAGTGA
- the pobA gene encoding 4-hydroxybenzoate 3-monooxygenase, protein MKTQVCIIGAGPAGLLLGHLLRSEGVDCVVLERRTPDYVLSRIRAGVLEQITVSLMERLGLDQRLKAEGLPHDGFNLADGERLIRIDIAELTGKHVVVYGQTELTRDLMDAREERGLEVIYGAEDVALHDVEGDAPFVTFTKDGQQHRVDARFIAGCDGYHGPSRQAVVSKGTEYEREYPFGWLGILADVPPCNHELIYANHERGFALASMRSETRSRYYVDVPITDKVENWPDERVWDELAIRLGPQAAAHMVRGPSLEKSIAPLRSFVFAPMRHGSLLLCGDSAHIVPPTGAKGLNLAASDVHYAAAALTAFFKAGDNDAVAGYSDKALSRVWKAERFSWSLTRLMHRFPDDGPFERAMQVAELDYISGSRAAQTSIAENYVGLPV, encoded by the coding sequence ATGAAAACACAGGTTTGCATCATCGGCGCCGGTCCAGCGGGATTGCTGCTCGGCCATCTCTTGCGGTCGGAAGGCGTCGACTGCGTCGTGCTCGAACGGCGGACGCCGGACTATGTCCTGTCGCGCATCCGGGCAGGTGTTCTCGAACAGATCACCGTCTCGCTGATGGAGCGGCTCGGCCTTGACCAGCGGTTGAAGGCCGAAGGGTTGCCCCACGATGGCTTCAACCTGGCCGACGGCGAACGTCTGATCCGCATCGACATTGCCGAACTGACCGGAAAGCACGTCGTCGTCTACGGCCAGACCGAGCTTACTCGCGACCTGATGGATGCGCGCGAAGAGCGCGGGCTCGAAGTGATCTACGGAGCCGAGGACGTGGCGTTGCACGATGTCGAAGGTGACGCGCCGTTCGTGACGTTCACCAAGGACGGCCAGCAGCACCGGGTCGACGCGCGTTTCATCGCAGGGTGCGACGGCTACCATGGCCCGAGCCGGCAAGCAGTGGTCAGCAAGGGCACAGAGTACGAGCGTGAATATCCGTTCGGCTGGCTCGGCATCCTGGCCGATGTTCCGCCGTGCAATCACGAGCTGATCTACGCCAACCACGAACGTGGTTTCGCACTCGCCTCGATGCGTAGCGAAACGCGCAGCCGATATTACGTCGACGTACCGATCACCGACAAAGTCGAGAACTGGCCCGACGAGCGCGTGTGGGACGAACTGGCGATCCGCCTCGGACCGCAGGCTGCTGCGCACATGGTGCGGGGGCCGTCGCTGGAGAAGTCGATCGCACCGCTGCGCAGCTTCGTGTTCGCCCCGATGCGGCATGGCAGCCTGCTGCTGTGCGGCGACTCCGCGCACATCGTGCCGCCGACCGGGGCCAAAGGTCTCAACCTGGCGGCGAGCGATGTGCATTATGCGGCAGCGGCGCTCACCGCGTTCTTCAAGGCGGGCGATAACGACGCGGTGGCGGGCTATTCGGACAAAGCGCTGTCGCGTGTTTGGAAGGCCGAACGGTTCAGCTGGTCACTCACCCGGCTGATGCACCGCTTCCCGGATGACGGACCGTTTGAGCGGGCCATGCAGGTTGCTGAGCTCGACTACATCTCCGGCAGCCGCGCCGCGCAGACGAGCATTGCCGAGAACTACGTGGGGCTTCCCGTCTAA
- a CDS encoding UDP-glucose dehydrogenase family protein has product MRIVMIGSGYVGLVSGACLADFGHQVCCVDKDASKIEALHNGRIPIFEPGLDELVAKNVAAGQLEFSLDLIEALPNADAVFIAVGTPSRRGDGHADLSYVYAAAREMAPHLDPGTVVVTKSTVPVGTGDEVERIIREQCPDLTFSVASNPEFLREGAAIEDFKRPDRVVIGVNDDHAANVLREIYRPLLGNETRLLVMTRRAAELTKYAANAFLATKISFINEIADLCERVGADVQNVAKGIGLDTRIGARFLQPGPGYGGSCFPKDTLALLKTAQDYEAPLRIVEAVVTSNDNRKRSMGRKVIHALDGPPQGKTVALLGLTFKANTDDMRDSPSLAIVRALQDAGVTVRAFDPEGMEQAAKVLDDVTYCDDAYDAMEGADAAVIVTEWDAFRALDFQRAGTVLRNSLLVDLRNLYDRADIERHGFRYVAVGR; this is encoded by the coding sequence ATGCGCATAGTAATGATCGGAAGCGGTTACGTTGGCCTTGTCTCCGGTGCCTGCCTCGCCGATTTCGGCCATCAGGTCTGTTGCGTCGACAAGGACGCCAGCAAGATCGAAGCGCTGCACAACGGCCGCATTCCGATTTTCGAGCCTGGCCTCGATGAACTGGTGGCGAAGAACGTGGCGGCCGGACAGCTCGAGTTTTCGCTCGATCTTATCGAAGCCCTGCCGAATGCCGACGCGGTGTTCATCGCGGTGGGTACGCCCTCGCGGCGCGGCGACGGTCACGCCGACCTCAGCTACGTCTATGCCGCGGCGCGCGAGATGGCCCCGCATCTCGATCCCGGCACGGTGGTTGTCACCAAGTCGACCGTCCCCGTCGGCACCGGTGACGAGGTCGAGCGCATCATTCGCGAGCAATGCCCGGACCTGACATTCTCTGTCGCGTCCAATCCGGAATTCCTGCGCGAAGGCGCGGCGATCGAAGACTTCAAGCGCCCCGACCGCGTGGTCATCGGCGTCAACGACGATCACGCCGCGAACGTGCTGCGGGAAATCTATCGTCCGCTGCTCGGCAACGAGACGCGGCTGCTGGTGATGACGCGGCGCGCGGCCGAGTTGACGAAGTATGCCGCCAACGCGTTCCTCGCGACCAAGATCAGCTTCATCAACGAGATCGCCGACTTGTGCGAGCGGGTCGGCGCCGACGTGCAGAACGTGGCCAAGGGCATCGGTCTCGACACCCGCATCGGCGCGCGCTTTCTCCAGCCCGGGCCGGGCTATGGCGGCTCGTGCTTTCCCAAGGACACGCTGGCGCTGCTCAAGACCGCGCAGGACTACGAGGCACCGCTGCGTATCGTCGAGGCGGTCGTCACCTCCAACGACAACCGCAAGCGCTCGATGGGCCGCAAGGTGATCCACGCGCTCGACGGCCCGCCCCAAGGCAAGACGGTGGCGTTGCTCGGACTGACCTTCAAGGCCAACACCGACGACATGCGCGATTCGCCCTCGTTGGCGATCGTACGGGCGCTGCAGGATGCCGGAGTCACGGTCCGCGCCTTCGATCCCGAAGGGATGGAGCAAGCGGCCAAGGTGCTCGACGACGTCACGTATTGCGATGACGCCTATGATGCCATGGAGGGCGCCGACGCGGCGGTCATCGTGACCGAATGGGATGCGTTCCGCGCGCTCGACTTCCAACGGGCCGGGACGGTGCTCCGGAACAGCTTGCTCGTCGACCTGCGCAATCTCTACGATCGCGCGGACATCGAACGTCATGGCTTCCGTTATGTGGCGGTTGGACGCTAG
- the queF gene encoding preQ(1) synthase: MSDTSSNAPRHLGQQSAMPASPEEAVLDYVPNPRVGSLYLVRFSAPEFTSLCPVTGQPDFAHLVIDYAPGATIVESKSLKLFLSSFRNHGAFHEDVTVGIGQRLFDEMAPQWLRIGGYWYPRGGIPIDVFWQSGSSPAGLWVPDQGVSGYRGRG; this comes from the coding sequence ATGAGTGACACTTCCTCGAACGCGCCGCGCCATCTTGGCCAGCAGAGCGCCATGCCCGCCTCCCCGGAAGAGGCCGTGCTCGACTATGTGCCCAATCCGCGTGTCGGCAGCCTCTACCTGGTGCGTTTCTCCGCTCCGGAGTTCACCTCGCTGTGTCCCGTCACCGGGCAGCCTGATTTTGCCCACCTCGTCATCGACTACGCGCCGGGCGCCACGATCGTCGAATCCAAGAGCCTCAAGTTGTTCCTGTCCTCGTTCCGCAATCACGGTGCGTTCCACGAGGACGTGACGGTCGGCATCGGTCAGCGCCTGTTCGACGAGATGGCCCCGCAATGGCTGCGCATCGGCGGCTACTGGTATCCGCGCGGTGGCATTCCGATCGACGTTTTCTGGCAAAGCGGTTCGTCGCCCGCAGGGCTCTGGGTACCCGATCAGGGCGTTTCGGGATATCGCGGACGAGGGTGA